In Sporichthya polymorpha DSM 43042, a genomic segment contains:
- a CDS encoding type II toxin-antitoxin system YoeB family toxin codes for MSPVRARVGSSARRITDEHRLVHTVVDDKYLVVIQARHHY; via the coding sequence ATGTCTCCTGTCCGGGCGAGGGTCGGCAGTTCGGCGCGGCGGATCACCGACGAGCATCGGTTGGTCCACACCGTCGTCGACGACAAGTACCTCGTCGTCATCCAGGCTCGCCATCACTACTGA